A window from Chiroxiphia lanceolata isolate bChiLan1 chromosome 3, bChiLan1.pri, whole genome shotgun sequence encodes these proteins:
- the MEA1 gene encoding male-enhanced antigen 1: protein MAVAPSMGPERVCPREPGLPEGPDGAAGWSGDEEEEEEEEEEGGGGYFYQPLSQEPEQGPGEAGPGLQERLQMLRLHLPDPPTDSEEEEEEVAEGAAAQSSRSSIPMDAEHVELVKRTMASVKLPTLGIPAWASQISEEQWKDVVQRTLQARQSLGGPRPDWK from the exons ATGGCCGTGGCGCCGAGCATGGGCCCGGAGCGTGTCTGTCCCCGGGAGCCCGGGCTGCCGGAGGGCCCTGACGGTGCGGCGGGGTGGAGCGGcgacgaggaggaggaggaggaggaggaggaggaaggtggcGGAGGGTACTTTTACCAGCCACTGAGCCAGGAACCGGAGCAGGGCCCCGGCGAGGCGGGCCCCGGCCTGCAGGAGCGGCTGCAG ATGCTGAGGCTGCACCTGCCCGACCCGCCGACGGacagcgaggaggaggaggaggaggtggcggAAGGCGCCGCGGCTCAGAGCAGCCGCAGTTCCATCCCCATGGATGCAG AGCATGTCGAGCTGGTGAAGAGGACAATGGCCAGCGTGAAGCTGCCTACCCTGGGCATCCCCGCCTGGGCCAGCCAGATCTCGGAGGAGCAGTGGAAGGACGTGGTGCAGCGCACACTGCAGGCCCGGCAGAGCCTCGGCGGTCCCCGGCCCGACTGGAAGtga